The following coding sequences lie in one Rutidosis leptorrhynchoides isolate AG116_Rl617_1_P2 chromosome 4, CSIRO_AGI_Rlap_v1, whole genome shotgun sequence genomic window:
- the LOC139845340 gene encoding receptor-like protein kinase HERK 1: MMGFRGFKSFCIWIVFLICLSSSFSCYAQFVPADKYSIDCGSPTNTTVGNRVFVSDSLGSSYLTAQQAILVDTSSNSIPSSEYSQLYKTARIFSQPATYTFKINQAGRHWIRLFFFPFSASNYVLTTAAFSVSTRDHSLLSDFTTKNGTIKEYSVNITSGDLEITFTPTGTSFAFLNAIEVASVPDPLISDDASTITPPSNFKGLLTQAMETMARVNMGGPMVTSRNDSLWRTWVPDSSYVKNPNLESNVSNVPAVIYPDGGATQDDAPRSVYGTAARMASENDPKSNFNVTWEFSVDPGFQYFIRLHFCDIVSKSPNNLYFNVYIQDSNVLNDFDLSTKVGGLIAIAYYSDFVTPSINNNQIRISIGPSSGVKDVYPNAILNGVEIMKMSNSDGSLSGKNGPNGPGSKSSKSKVGVIIGVVVGVLVALLLALVFVCVYRRRKQERLNQSKIWIPLSTNGLSQTMGSKCSNGTTISAGSNFNYRCPFAAIQEATNNFDESWVIGIGGFGKVYKGVLSDGTKVAVKRGNPKSQQGLAEFQTEIEMLSQFRHRHLVSLIGYCDEKSEMILIYEYMENGTLKSHLYGSSFPSMSWKQRLEICIGAARGLHYLHTGYSKAVIHRDVKSANILLDENLMAKVADFGLSKTGPEIDQTHVSTAVKGSFGYLDPEYFRRQQLTEKSDVYSFGVVLFEVLCARPVIDPSLPRERVNLAEWAMIWQKKGQLEQIIDVTLKGKIRPDSLRKFGETAEKCLSDFGVDRPSMGDVLWNLEYVLQLQEAVLQNDPDENSTNVIGELSPQIHDFSHDGDDNTSTNIGQFEMSSSDDISGVSMSKVFSQLVKSEGR; the protein is encoded by the coding sequence ATGATGGGTTTTAGGGGATTTAAGTCATTTTGCATCTGGAttgtgttcttgatatgtttatcatcatcattctcttgTTATGCCCAATTTGTTCCTGCTGATAAATACTCAATTGATTGTGGATCTCCAACCAATACAACAGTTGGTAATAGAGTATTTGTATCTGATAGCTTAGGTTCAAGTTATCTTACAGCCCAACAAGCTATTTTAGTTGATACATCTTCAAATTCAATCCCATCATCAGAATATTCACAACTTTATAAAACAGCAAGAATCTTTTCACAACCAGCTACATATACTTTCAAAATCAATCAAGCAGGTCGTCACTGGATCCGACTTTTTTTCTTTCCGTTTTCGGCAAGTAATTATGTCTTAACCACTGCTGCTTTCTCCGTTTCAACTCGAGATCATTCCTTATTAAGTGATTTCACTACTAAAAATGGCACAATCAAGGAATATTCGGTAAATATTACATCTGGTGATCTTGAAATCACTTTTACACCTACCGGGACTTCGTTTGCGTTCTTGAACGCAATAGAAGTTGCGTCGGTCCCTGATCCGTTAATCTCAGATGACGCGAGTACTATTACCCCTCCTTCAAATTTCAAGGGCCTGTTGACCCAGGCCATGGAAACAATGGCCAGGGTCAATATGGGCGGTCCAATGGTTACATCAAGAAACGATTCGTTATGGAGGACTTGGGTTCCCGATTCAAGTTATGTGAAAAACCCGAATCTTGAATCGAACGTGTCAAATGTTCCGGCGGTTATATACCCTGACGGTGGTGCTACACAGGACGATGCTCCACGTAGCGTTTACGGTACAGCAGCGCGCATGGCGTCTGAAAACGACCCGAAAAGTAACTTTAATGTGACTTGGGAGTTTTCAGTTGACCCGGGTTTTCAGTACTTTATTCGGCTTCATTTTTGTGATATTGTGAGTAAATCCCCGAATAATCTTTACTTCAATGTTTACATTCAAGATTCGAATGTTTTAAACGATTTTGATCTGTCAACTAAAGTCGGGGGGTTAATAGCAATTGCTTATTACTCGGATTTTGTTACACCGTCGATTAACAACAACCAAATTCGTATTAGCATTGGGCCGTCATCTGGTGTAAAAGATGTTTACCCAAATGCTATTTTGAACGGTGTCGAGATTATGAAGATGAGTAACTCAGACGGGTCTCTTTCGGGTAAGAACGGGCCCAACGGGCCCGGGTCCAAAAGCTCGAAAAGCAAAGTAGGTGTGATTATTGGTGTAGTAGTTGGTGTACTTGTTGCTTTGTTATTGGCTCTTGTTTTCGTTTGTGTGTATAGACGTCGAAAACAAGAACGACTTAATCAATCAAAGATTTGGATTCCGTTATCGACTAACGGGCTTTCACAAACAATGGGAAGCAAATGTTCAAATGGAACAACAATTAGCGCGGGCTCAAATTTCAATTATCGGTGTCCGTTTGCCGCTATTCAAGAAGCTACAAATAACTTTGATGAAAGTTGGGTGATTGGAATTGGCGGTTTTGGTAAAGTTTATAAAGGCGTTTTAAGCGACGGTACGAAAGTGGCGGTAAAACGAGGTAACCCGAAATCCCAACAAGGTTTAGCCGAGTTTCAAACCGAAATCGAGATGCTTTCACAATTTCGTCATCGTCATTTAGTGTCGTTAATCGGTTATTGTGATGAAAAGAGCGAAATGATTTTGATATACGAGTACATGGAAAACGGGACTTTGAAAAGTCATCTATACGGGTCAAGTTTCCCTAGTATGAGTTGGAAACAACGTCTTGAAATTTGTATTGGTGCGGCCCGCGGGCTCCATTATCTTCACACGGGCTATTCAAAAGCTGTTATTCATCGTGATGTGAAGTCGGCTAACATTTTACTTGATGAGAATCTAATGGCTAAAGTTGCTGATTTTGGGCTGTCGAAAACGGGGCCCGAAATTGACCAGACCCATGTGAGTACTGCGGTTAAAGGTAGTTTTGGGTATTTGGATCCCGAGTACTTTAGACGACAACAGTTAACTGAAAAATCAGATGTGTACTCGTTCGGGGTTGTTTTGTTTGAAGTTTTATGTGCGAGACCTGTGATTGACCCGTCTTTACCCAGAGAACGGGTCAATTTGGCCGAATGGGCGATGATCTGGCAGAAAAAGGGTCAATTGGAGCAAATTATTGATGTTACTTTAAAGGGAAAGATTCGACCCGATTCGTTAAGGAAGTTTGGTGAAACTGCTGAAAAATGTTTGTCTGATTTTGGTGTTGATCGGCCTTCGATGGGTGACGTTTTGTGGAATCTTGAATATGTTCTTCAACTTCAAGAAGCGGTTTTACAAAATGACCCGGATGAAAATAGTACGAATGTTATCGGTGAATTGTCTCCACAGATTCATGATTTTAGTCATGATGGTGATGATAATACGAGCACGAATATTGGTCAATTTGAAATGTCGAGCAGTGATGATATTTCGGGTGTTTCGATGAGTAAGGTTTTTTCACAGTTGGTGAAATCAGAAGGTAGATGA